One Desulfatiglans sp. genomic region harbors:
- the ugpC gene encoding sn-glycerol-3-phosphate ABC transporter ATP-binding protein UgpC, which translates to MSTVTLNGIYKKFDETEVLHNINLEIGEGEFVVMVGPSGCGKSTILRLIAGLEEVTQGEVLIDERVVNMVEPHHRNIAMVFQNYALYPHKSVRENIIFGLKRAKVAKDIIEGRLKKAAKMLELEDLLDRRPSQLSGGQRQRVAMGRVIVRDANLFLFDEPLSNLDAKLRSRMRVEIRRIHREYKTTSIYVTHDQVEAMTLGDRIVVMKDGRIEQVGTPMEIYLNPVNIFVATFIGAPAMNIIDAMLYLGFIEVEGQKIALNNRVEKIPVPASGRRVKLGIRPDFFIDEKNTEHGASLSRIENALVDIVEPLGFEREIDATIGSQHIKAKLDLRTTAGEGEKITLCFDMDRVHLFDPETGMRL; encoded by the coding sequence ATGTCCACTGTAACGCTCAATGGGATATATAAGAAATTTGATGAGACTGAGGTTCTGCACAACATCAACCTTGAGATAGGTGAGGGCGAGTTTGTTGTTATGGTGGGGCCATCAGGATGCGGAAAGAGCACTATCTTAAGGCTTATTGCCGGGCTTGAAGAGGTTACACAGGGAGAGGTGCTTATTGATGAGAGGGTGGTGAATATGGTGGAGCCGCACCACAGGAATATTGCAATGGTCTTCCAGAATTACGCCCTTTATCCCCATAAGAGTGTGAGGGAGAATATTATTTTCGGGCTTAAAAGGGCAAAGGTGGCTAAAGATATTATCGAAGGGCGGCTTAAAAAGGCTGCAAAGATGCTTGAACTTGAAGACCTGCTGGACAGGAGGCCATCACAGCTTTCAGGCGGACAGAGACAGCGCGTTGCAATGGGAAGGGTTATTGTAAGGGATGCAAACCTGTTTCTGTTTGATGAGCCATTGAGTAACCTGGATGCAAAGTTAAGAAGCAGGATGAGGGTTGAGATTAGAAGAATCCACAGGGAATATAAGACCACGAGTATATATGTAACACACGACCAGGTTGAGGCCATGACACTTGGTGACAGGATAGTGGTTATGAAGGATGGCCGCATAGAACAGGTGGGCACCCCAATGGAGATATACCTGAACCCCGTTAACATCTTTGTGGCTACCTTTATAGGCGCACCTGCAATGAATATCATTGATGCCATGCTTTATCTGGGGTTTATAGAGGTGGAAGGGCAGAAGATAGCTTTAAATAACAGGGTTGAAAAGATACCTGTCCCTGCGTCAGGAAGAAGGGTAAAACTGGGAATAAGACCTGATTTTTTTATTGATGAAAAGAACACGGAACATGGTGCATCCCTTTCAAGGATAGAAAATGCCCTGGTAGATATTGTTGAACCCCTGGGTTTTGAAAGGGAGATAGATGCAACCATTGGAAGCCAGCATATAAAGGCAAAGCTTGACCTGAGGACAACAGCAGGAGAAGGAGAGAAGATAACCCTCTGTTTTGACATGGATCGGGTACACCTTTTTGATCCTGAGACTGGGATGCGTCTTTAA
- a CDS encoding carbohydrate ABC transporter permease produces the protein MHKRRSFIQNIMLAGAVVLLLLFCLFPFIQILSTSLKYQFDWGNPSLIPRKINMDAYRELLGFSATKEVEIPESIKRLLDNPLLKEEQKQKILERYSSTADIFPFARYFINSFLLSAGAAAVSLVLAMFGAYSFSRLRYRGQKIMQRGVLFVYMVGGVLLLVPLYQMGVKTGLASTVWGSVLSLLLIYIIQTLPVSLYMLGNYFRTIPYSIEEAAAMDGCSRLESIYRIILPLSVPMMVTVFIYCFIIAWNEFLFASVFLRQFPDFHTLPLGLQSLFVSRNAIWDRIMSASILTLLPVVICFMFAMRHLTGNLVEGGVKE, from the coding sequence ATGCACAAAAGGCGATCATTTATTCAGAATATAATGCTGGCTGGGGCAGTCGTCCTGCTGCTTCTCTTTTGCCTCTTCCCCTTTATCCAGATACTATCTACATCCCTCAAATACCAGTTTGACTGGGGAAATCCATCTTTAATACCCCGGAAGATAAATATGGATGCCTACAGGGAGCTGCTCGGTTTTTCTGCCACAAAGGAGGTTGAGATACCTGAAAGCATAAAACGGCTTCTGGATAACCCCCTGCTTAAGGAAGAGCAGAAACAAAAGATACTTGAAAGGTACAGCTCTACCGCTGACATCTTTCCCTTTGCAAGGTACTTTATCAATTCCTTTCTTCTATCAGCCGGTGCTGCTGCTGTTTCTTTGGTGCTGGCAATGTTCGGTGCATATTCCTTCAGCCGCTTGAGATACAGAGGGCAGAAAATTATGCAAAGGGGGGTTCTTTTTGTTTACATGGTCGGAGGGGTTCTTCTCCTCGTCCCCCTTTATCAGATGGGTGTAAAAACTGGTCTTGCCTCTACAGTGTGGGGCTCTGTGCTGAGCCTTTTACTGATATATATTATCCAGACCCTTCCTGTCTCTCTTTACATGCTGGGAAATTATTTCAGGACAATACCCTATTCCATTGAAGAGGCGGCAGCCATGGATGGCTGTTCAAGGTTAGAGTCCATATACCGCATTATACTGCCCCTGTCCGTGCCTATGATGGTAACAGTCTTCATCTACTGTTTTATCATTGCCTGGAATGAATTCCTGTTTGCCTCGGTTTTTTTAAGGCAGTTCCCTGATTTTCACACCCTGCCCCTTGGGCTTCAGTCACTTTTTGTATCCAGGAACGCCATATGGGACAGGATAATGTCCGCCTCCATACTTACGCTTTTGCCTGTGGTAATATGTTTTATGTTTGCGATGAGACATCTCACCGGAAACCTTGTGGAGGGTGGGGTGAAGGAGTGA